Proteins encoded by one window of Cyanobium sp. NS01:
- a CDS encoding metallophosphoesterase: MTPPAVPSRHWVIGDVHGCADALQRLVDLLPARDRLVLCGDVINRGPQIERSMELAWGLVCCGRAVWLQGNHEASLVQALKQQGPGARETLAACETYRQLGDRRCRLWLERLEALPLIYRRAGWVATHAGFDPDSWEPSLTVRQAFWDTYDGRFGDVIVAHTPGKAVRRKKRGQIVLIDTGACYGGRLSAYCPETGASRSVAGHRPWFMDSVPQPTAPPPVSPSRLAAPA; encoded by the coding sequence ATGACGCCCCCCGCCGTTCCCTCCCGCCACTGGGTGATCGGGGACGTTCATGGCTGCGCCGACGCCCTGCAACGGCTGGTCGATCTCCTGCCGGCGCGCGACCGGCTCGTGCTCTGCGGCGATGTGATCAACCGGGGCCCCCAGATCGAGCGCAGCATGGAACTGGCCTGGGGGCTGGTCTGTTGCGGTCGCGCCGTGTGGCTCCAGGGCAACCATGAGGCCAGCCTGGTGCAAGCCCTGAAGCAGCAGGGTCCGGGCGCCCGGGAGACCTTGGCCGCCTGCGAGACCTACCGCCAGCTGGGGGATCGCCGCTGCCGCCTCTGGCTGGAGCGGCTTGAGGCCCTGCCCCTGATCTACCGGAGAGCCGGTTGGGTGGCCACCCACGCCGGCTTCGATCCCGACAGCTGGGAGCCCTCGCTCACGGTGCGGCAGGCGTTCTGGGACACCTATGACGGCCGCTTCGGCGATGTGATCGTGGCCCACACCCCCGGCAAGGCCGTGCGGCGCAAGAAACGCGGCCAGATCGTGCTGATCGACACTGGTGCCTGCTACGGCGGCCGCCTCTCCGCCTATTGCCCCGAAACAGGGGCCAGCCGCAGTGTGGCCGGTCACCGCCCCTGGTTCATGGATTCCGTTCCCCAGCCCACCGCCCCCCCGCCGGTTTCTCCCTCCCGCCTGGCCGCTCCGGCCTGA
- a CDS encoding exodeoxyribonuclease V subunit gamma, which yields MLTVFRSNRAETLASLLAVQLREAPPPPLETVQVVVNTWPTSRWLGEQLAVELGGIAANIRYPFPGSLLRRILEAVLGGEGGERDPWRAGDLVWPVLELLPALVDEPAAAPLRDWLQQRTGSGRELGLAQWQLGRCIADALDDYALYRPDLLGQWWEGLDEGSDWQALLVRQLRQQLGVKPFGLRVREAVERLQRHPDACPELPARLRLFGLSSMAPVQVELLQALSGRMAVELYLLTPCPDLWQHCTSRRSLLSDAVALRQPLGADWLAQAGGLEARFGRLGAEFQQLLEGTGESQLGASQQADLFVDPTSLPPLAGPGQPAPLLRQLQRQLVDPAGAPELTRARGDRSLEFHACPGQLRQLELVRDRILQLLHDDPSLQPRDVLVMTPQVDAFAPLVASVFGDREATGVALDWRLTDRSQQGQNGLGPSLLALLRQAGERLTASSLQALLESPALRQRFQLSAEEMADLHRNLQRLGFRWGLDGTERGGEACGSLSWAIDRLLLGLVLPETPGLAPAETAPFAAGASLELLGRWLHLLGRLRHWLERWRRPRSCGAWARSLQAGLEDLFGDAGEAAWELPPLLAAIDDWQRAAAGCDLQLAAPVVAAVLEERLAEEAGRFGHRSGALTISALEPMRAIPHRVIVLMGLDGGRFPRQSRRPGFHHLEQRRQLGDPSPADQDRYALLEALLSARDHLLITWNCRDERKGEPLQPATPVSQWISWLQSALSPAEASSGLVQEHRANPLERANFLPTAEGPPASCDRRRLAARQLLDRPQPPQPLRPLAATAAPQSTAPSASPISPYEDLRRWLVQPQGSWLESLGLQPKEWSEAIEDLDAAGLDERQRSSLLRQALGRDEACPADPADDPLAEAGSWLEAQRGRGLLPPLAGGELEAEGLAQRWRDLTEALEALGPAQQRLASWQCWQQELPWRGSCVVLVHTARARSHQRLELWLRLLLAAAADQQPSGAVLVARGSKGFGKELELRTPDAAGARAELERLAALHQEWRQRCWPVPPQTGWALLQKGDSAAISCWEGGFQLAGERLEPEQALCFGAELPGVVLLEQNPVRELAAELLAPLRERLA from the coding sequence GTGCTCACCGTCTTCCGCAGCAACCGGGCCGAAACCCTGGCCAGCCTGTTGGCCGTGCAACTTCGCGAGGCGCCGCCGCCGCCGCTGGAGACCGTGCAGGTGGTGGTGAACACCTGGCCCACCAGCCGCTGGCTGGGCGAGCAGCTGGCGGTGGAGCTGGGGGGCATCGCCGCCAACATCCGCTACCCCTTCCCCGGCAGCCTGTTGCGCCGGATCCTGGAGGCCGTGCTGGGCGGGGAAGGCGGCGAGCGCGATCCCTGGCGGGCCGGCGATCTGGTGTGGCCGGTGCTGGAGCTGCTGCCGGCCCTGGTGGACGAGCCCGCCGCCGCCCCCCTGCGCGACTGGTTGCAGCAGCGGACTGGATCCGGCCGGGAGCTGGGGCTGGCCCAGTGGCAGCTGGGCCGCTGCATCGCCGATGCCCTCGACGACTACGCCCTCTACCGCCCCGACCTGCTGGGGCAGTGGTGGGAGGGGTTGGATGAGGGCAGCGACTGGCAGGCCCTGCTGGTGCGGCAGCTGCGCCAGCAGCTGGGGGTGAAGCCCTTCGGGCTGCGGGTGCGGGAGGCCGTGGAACGGCTGCAGCGGCACCCGGACGCCTGCCCCGAGTTGCCCGCCCGCCTGCGCCTGTTCGGCCTCAGCAGCATGGCTCCGGTGCAGGTGGAGCTGCTGCAGGCGCTCAGTGGCCGCATGGCGGTGGAGTTGTACCTGCTCACGCCCTGTCCCGACCTCTGGCAGCACTGCACCAGCCGCCGCTCCCTGCTCAGCGATGCCGTGGCCCTGCGCCAGCCCCTGGGGGCGGACTGGCTGGCCCAGGCGGGGGGGCTGGAGGCCCGCTTCGGGCGGCTGGGGGCCGAGTTTCAACAGCTGCTGGAGGGCACCGGCGAGAGCCAGCTGGGGGCGAGCCAGCAGGCAGACCTGTTTGTCGATCCCACCAGCCTCCCCCCCCTTGCCGGCCCGGGGCAGCCGGCACCCCTGCTGCGTCAGCTGCAGCGCCAGCTGGTCGATCCTGCCGGCGCTCCCGAGCTGACTCGGGCCCGGGGGGATCGCTCGCTGGAATTCCACGCCTGTCCGGGGCAGCTGCGCCAGCTGGAGCTGGTGCGGGACCGCATCCTGCAGCTGCTGCATGACGACCCCAGCCTGCAGCCTCGGGACGTGCTGGTGATGACGCCCCAGGTGGATGCCTTCGCGCCGCTGGTGGCCTCGGTGTTCGGCGACCGCGAGGCCACCGGGGTGGCGCTCGACTGGCGACTCACCGATCGCAGCCAGCAGGGCCAGAACGGTCTGGGGCCCAGCCTGCTGGCCCTGCTGCGCCAGGCGGGGGAGAGGCTCACCGCCTCGTCGCTGCAGGCCCTGCTGGAGAGCCCGGCCCTGCGGCAGCGCTTCCAACTCAGCGCCGAGGAGATGGCCGACCTGCACCGCAACCTGCAGCGGCTCGGGTTCCGCTGGGGACTGGATGGCACCGAGCGGGGCGGCGAGGCCTGCGGCAGCCTCAGCTGGGCGATCGATCGGCTGCTGCTGGGGCTGGTGCTGCCCGAGACGCCCGGCCTGGCCCCGGCGGAGACGGCACCGTTTGCCGCAGGCGCCAGCCTGGAGCTGCTGGGGCGCTGGCTGCACCTGCTGGGCCGCCTGCGCCACTGGCTGGAGCGCTGGCGGCGGCCTCGCAGCTGTGGCGCCTGGGCCAGGAGCCTGCAGGCTGGCCTGGAGGATCTGTTCGGCGACGCAGGGGAGGCGGCCTGGGAGCTGCCGCCGTTGCTCGCCGCCATCGACGACTGGCAGCGGGCCGCCGCCGGCTGTGACCTGCAACTCGCGGCTCCCGTGGTGGCGGCGGTGCTGGAGGAGCGGCTGGCCGAGGAGGCCGGCCGGTTCGGCCACCGCAGCGGGGCACTCACGATCAGTGCCCTGGAGCCGATGCGGGCGATTCCCCACCGGGTGATCGTGCTGATGGGCCTGGATGGGGGCCGTTTTCCGCGGCAGAGCCGGCGGCCTGGCTTTCACCACCTGGAGCAACGGCGGCAGCTGGGCGATCCCAGCCCGGCGGATCAGGATCGCTACGCCCTGCTGGAGGCCCTGCTCTCGGCGCGCGACCACCTGCTGATCACCTGGAACTGCCGCGACGAGCGCAAGGGGGAGCCCCTGCAGCCCGCCACCCCGGTGAGCCAGTGGATCTCCTGGCTCCAGAGTGCCCTCAGCCCCGCCGAGGCCTCTTCAGGACTGGTGCAGGAGCATCGCGCCAACCCCCTCGAGCGGGCCAATTTCCTCCCCACGGCGGAGGGGCCGCCGGCCAGCTGCGACCGCCGCCGGCTGGCGGCCCGGCAGCTGCTGGATCGGCCGCAGCCCCCCCAGCCCCTGCGTCCCCTGGCGGCCACGGCCGCCCCGCAGAGCACCGCGCCCAGCGCCTCCCCCATCAGCCCCTACGAGGACCTGCGCCGCTGGTTGGTGCAACCGCAGGGGAGCTGGCTGGAGTCGCTCGGCCTGCAACCGAAGGAGTGGAGCGAGGCCATCGAGGATCTGGACGCCGCCGGCCTGGACGAGCGCCAGCGCTCCTCCCTGCTGCGCCAGGCCCTGGGTCGGGACGAGGCCTGCCCGGCCGATCCTGCGGATGATCCCCTGGCTGAGGCCGGCAGCTGGCTTGAGGCCCAGCGGGGGCGCGGCCTGCTGCCGCCCCTGGCGGGAGGAGAACTGGAGGCCGAGGGCCTGGCGCAACGCTGGCGCGACCTCACCGAAGCCCTGGAGGCCCTGGGACCGGCCCAGCAGCGGTTGGCCAGCTGGCAGTGCTGGCAGCAGGAGCTGCCCTGGCGCGGCAGCTGCGTGGTGCTCGTGCACACGGCCCGGGCCCGCAGCCACCAGCGGCTGGAGCTGTGGCTGCGGCTGCTGCTGGCCGCCGCCGCCGACCAGCAGCCCAGCGGGGCCGTGCTGGTGGCCCGCGGCAGCAAGGGATTCGGGAAGGAGCTGGAGCTGCGGACCCCCGATGCAGCGGGCGCCCGGGCCGAACTGGAGCGCCTGGCCGCCCTGCACCAGGAGTGGCGGCAGCGCTGCTGGCCGGTGCCGCCGCAGACGGGCTGGGCCTTGCTGCAGAAAGGCGACAGCGCCGCGATCAGCTGCTGGGAGGGGGGCTTCCAGCTGGCCGGTGAGCGGCTGGAGCCCGAGCAGGCTCTCTGTTTCGGGGCTGAGCTGCCGGGGGTGGTGCTGCTGGAGCAGAACCCGGTGCGGGAGCTGGCCGCCGAGCTGCTCGCTCCGCTGCGGGAGCGGCTGGCATGA
- a CDS encoding UvrD-helicase domain-containing protein — MKAVFEANRFPLTPGLRLLEASAGTGKTFSLAHLVLRFVSEAELPLNQLLVVTFTNAAAAELRERIGRRLQQALTGLEAGAAAGEGNGAGPRADMDPALADWLTWARPRAEALRAPLLLALEDLDGADITTIHGFCLRSLQRHALESGHPPELQLDTDAAPLLRQVCHDYWRQQVLALPAHLLAGVQSQIKGPDTLVQLLARLDGDPALALDPLPEGMDVHQPLTDQLVGLWRSSWTHFCALWARHGQALEASLCSTAADWRSRGISKTGTYSPRPRKDRCAIVSVWIAAQPDGGDHAACLAQKELNDYFHPGAFLKQARPIEATAPSAPGGREPSLPERPLMEAVAALLEGPAEALLLHACHWGRRELARRRQRSGRMGYGQLLESLDPGEDPHAHSPLLEAVAQRYAAALIDEFQDTDPIQWRILSRAFSPERHRLVLVGDPKQAIYRFRGGELATYRLAAAAAETSGGVSALTTNYRATATLIKALNGLMALGLRRSGLEVPQVEPRPGQAAPGAQGPPTSLELLWLGSGEGAGEAPQTSTELEKRLPGQVARVVVELIAGGEVPQDICLLVNTHRQAEQLRAALERCRIASRLVMDGDVFTSPAATALQRLLDALAHPGHPRRLRLLAASPLLGWSAAELAAASPERWSALAAELAEGAEQLQRRGLMGVLAALLDAPGLARLAPGGRVLADLQQCAVLVQQQLHSHRLGPAAAADWLRQRRLEPDPDPPETHQPHSDLEDGAVWVVTIHRSKGLEYPVVLCPYLWKAPSRRLTGPGLRWQPPHHPAPVLDLHLNAHWGQGCQARLQHSEADLQEAERRAYVACTRARRRLLLAWGPVKEQQGNPLHSWLFGQEPPPGLDDAPYTDPSDQEWRQRLDQEIARRNLPMRLRDLPDPGASVQVAPAAAVGPELAVGPVPSHRLDRSWGRSSYTSWTRGSHAAAPQTLEEGRETDGLALELELPEPLGASEAGEPSGKPEATWPAESPLAHFPRGSQAGDCLHRILEQLDYQQPAAEQAELVGRELQRSGIAASHLENALSGLDQLRLSPLGGPLGAFQLDQLPAAERLNEMGFDLPLGLVRAEALARPFRDHPGGACGADYADRLALLEVHDRGFLTGSIDLVFRQGERWWVLDWKSNWLGERDADGQPLACGPRHYGPGALADLMAANHYPLQAHLYLVALHRYLRWRLPGYDPACHLGGYAYVFLRGVPGPSERARQEAAQAELLPGMAVECPPLARLLALDRVLEGAA; from the coding sequence ATGAAGGCTGTGTTCGAAGCCAACCGCTTTCCGCTGACGCCGGGGCTGAGGCTGCTGGAGGCGAGCGCCGGCACCGGCAAAACCTTCTCCCTGGCCCATCTGGTGCTGCGCTTCGTGAGCGAGGCCGAGCTGCCCCTGAACCAGCTGCTGGTGGTGACCTTCACCAACGCCGCGGCCGCCGAGCTGCGCGAGCGGATCGGCCGGCGCCTGCAACAGGCCCTCACCGGCCTGGAGGCGGGGGCAGCAGCCGGGGAGGGGAATGGAGCGGGCCCTCGGGCGGACATGGATCCGGCCCTGGCGGACTGGCTCACCTGGGCCCGGCCCCGGGCCGAGGCCCTGCGGGCGCCCCTGCTGCTGGCGCTCGAGGACCTCGACGGGGCCGACATCACCACCATCCACGGCTTCTGCCTGCGCAGCCTGCAGCGCCATGCCCTGGAGTCGGGCCATCCGCCCGAGCTGCAGCTCGACACCGATGCCGCCCCCCTGCTGCGGCAGGTGTGCCACGACTACTGGCGCCAGCAGGTGCTGGCCCTGCCAGCCCACCTGCTGGCGGGGGTGCAGAGCCAGATCAAGGGCCCGGACACCCTGGTGCAGTTGCTGGCGCGGCTGGATGGCGATCCCGCCCTCGCCCTCGACCCCCTGCCCGAGGGGATGGACGTCCATCAGCCTCTGACGGACCAGCTGGTGGGCCTCTGGCGGAGCAGCTGGACCCACTTCTGCGCTCTGTGGGCCCGGCACGGCCAGGCCCTGGAGGCCAGCCTCTGCAGCACGGCCGCCGACTGGCGCTCCAGGGGGATCAGCAAGACCGGTACGTACTCCCCCCGCCCCCGAAAGGACCGCTGCGCCATCGTGAGCGTCTGGATCGCGGCCCAGCCGGACGGTGGCGACCACGCCGCCTGCCTGGCCCAGAAGGAACTCAACGATTACTTCCACCCCGGCGCCTTCCTGAAGCAGGCCAGGCCGATCGAGGCCACCGCCCCGTCAGCCCCCGGCGGCCGGGAGCCGAGCCTGCCCGAGCGCCCCCTGATGGAGGCCGTGGCAGCCCTGCTGGAGGGTCCGGCGGAGGCGCTGCTGCTTCACGCCTGCCACTGGGGCCGCCGCGAGCTGGCCCGGCGGCGGCAGCGCAGCGGCCGCATGGGCTATGGCCAACTGCTGGAGAGCCTGGATCCGGGCGAGGACCCCCACGCCCACTCCCCCCTGCTGGAGGCCGTGGCCCAGCGCTACGCCGCCGCCCTGATCGACGAGTTCCAGGACACCGATCCGATCCAGTGGCGGATCCTGTCGCGGGCCTTCAGCCCGGAGCGGCACCGGCTGGTGCTGGTGGGTGATCCCAAGCAGGCGATCTACCGCTTTCGCGGCGGCGAGCTGGCCACCTACAGGCTCGCGGCCGCTGCGGCTGAAACCAGCGGGGGCGTCAGCGCCCTCACCACCAACTACCGCGCCACGGCAACCCTGATCAAGGCCTTGAACGGCCTGATGGCACTGGGCCTGCGGCGCTCCGGTCTGGAGGTGCCCCAGGTGGAGCCCCGGCCCGGTCAGGCGGCCCCAGGGGCCCAGGGCCCGCCCACCAGCCTGGAGCTGCTCTGGCTGGGCAGCGGCGAGGGCGCCGGCGAGGCCCCCCAGACCAGCACGGAGCTGGAGAAGCGCCTGCCCGGCCAGGTGGCCCGGGTGGTGGTGGAGCTGATCGCTGGCGGCGAGGTGCCCCAGGACATCTGCCTGCTGGTGAACACGCACCGCCAGGCGGAGCAGCTGCGGGCCGCCCTGGAGCGCTGCCGGATCGCCAGCCGGCTGGTGATGGACGGCGATGTGTTCACCAGCCCGGCGGCCACGGCCCTGCAGCGCCTGCTCGATGCCCTCGCCCACCCCGGCCATCCCCGCCGTCTGCGGCTGCTGGCGGCCTCACCGCTGCTGGGCTGGAGTGCGGCGGAGCTGGCCGCGGCCAGCCCGGAGCGGTGGAGCGCCCTGGCCGCGGAGCTGGCCGAGGGCGCCGAGCAGCTGCAGCGCCGCGGGCTGATGGGCGTGCTGGCCGCGCTGCTCGACGCCCCGGGCCTGGCCCGGCTCGCCCCGGGCGGCAGGGTGCTGGCCGATCTGCAGCAATGCGCCGTGCTGGTGCAGCAACAGCTGCACAGCCACCGGCTCGGGCCGGCCGCCGCCGCCGACTGGCTGCGGCAGCGGCGCCTGGAGCCGGACCCCGATCCCCCCGAGACGCACCAGCCCCACAGCGACCTGGAGGATGGGGCCGTGTGGGTGGTGACGATCCACCGCAGCAAGGGCCTCGAATACCCCGTGGTGCTCTGCCCTTACCTGTGGAAGGCCCCCAGCCGCCGCCTGACGGGCCCTGGCCTGCGCTGGCAACCACCGCACCATCCGGCACCGGTGCTCGACCTGCACCTGAACGCCCACTGGGGCCAGGGCTGCCAGGCCCGGCTGCAGCACAGCGAGGCGGATCTGCAGGAGGCGGAGCGGCGGGCCTACGTGGCCTGCACCAGGGCCCGGCGGCGCCTGCTGCTGGCCTGGGGTCCGGTGAAGGAGCAGCAGGGCAACCCCCTGCACAGCTGGCTGTTCGGCCAGGAGCCCCCGCCGGGGCTGGACGACGCTCCCTACACCGACCCCTCCGACCAGGAGTGGCGCCAGCGCCTCGATCAGGAGATCGCCCGGCGGAACCTGCCGATGCGGCTGCGCGACCTTCCCGATCCGGGCGCATCCGTGCAGGTGGCGCCAGCGGCTGCGGTGGGCCCTGAGCTGGCCGTGGGGCCTGTGCCCAGCCACCGCCTCGATCGCAGCTGGGGCCGCAGCAGCTACACCAGCTGGACCCGGGGCAGCCACGCCGCCGCGCCCCAGACCCTGGAGGAGGGCCGCGAAACCGATGGCCTCGCCCTGGAGCTCGAGCTGCCGGAGCCGCTGGGCGCCTCCGAGGCCGGCGAGCCGTCCGGGAAGCCGGAAGCAACATGGCCGGCCGAGAGCCCCCTGGCGCACTTCCCCCGCGGCTCCCAGGCGGGTGATTGCCTGCACCGCATCCTCGAGCAGCTCGACTACCAGCAACCCGCTGCCGAGCAGGCCGAGCTGGTGGGCCGCGAGCTGCAGCGCAGCGGCATCGCCGCCAGCCACCTGGAGAACGCGCTCTCAGGGCTCGACCAGCTGCGCCTGAGCCCCCTGGGTGGCCCGCTCGGGGCCTTCCAGCTGGACCAGCTGCCCGCGGCGGAGCGGCTGAACGAGATGGGCTTCGATCTGCCCCTGGGCCTGGTGCGGGCCGAAGCCCTGGCCCGGCCATTCCGGGATCACCCCGGCGGCGCCTGCGGCGCCGACTACGCCGACCGGCTGGCCCTGCTAGAGGTGCATGACCGCGGTTTCCTGACCGGTTCGATCGATCTGGTGTTCCGCCAGGGCGAGCGCTGGTGGGTGCTCGACTGGAAGAGCAACTGGCTGGGCGAGCGGGATGCCGACGGCCAGCCCCTGGCCTGCGGCCCCCGCCACTACGGCCCCGGCGCCCTGGCCGACCTGATGGCCGCGAACCACTACCCACTGCAGGCCCACCTCTATCTGGTGGCCCTGCACCGCTACCTGCGCTGGCGTCTGCCGGGCTACGACCCCGCCTGCCACCTGGGCGGCTATGCCTACGTGTTCCTGCGCGGCGTGCCGGGGCCATCGGAGCGGGCGCGGCAGGAGGCCGCCCAGGCCGAGCTGCTGCCGGGGATGGCGGTGGAGTGTCCGCCCCTGGCGCGCCTGCTGGCCCTGGATCGGGTGCTGGAGGGGGCGGCGTGA
- a CDS encoding 1-acyl-sn-glycerol-3-phosphate acyltransferase, with protein sequence MISTQERAATMARPEDESEGPGRPGSAAAERPPLAGLSREPSVCRGISPWLAPVAMLATQDLALPLWFRSITVRGQQFLPLHGPVLLAPTHKARWDALLLPHAAGRRVSGRDCRFMVTVDEMQGLQGWFLQRLGCFAVNQLRPSLASLRYAVELLEAGEQLVVFPEGRIRREPAVPRLQQGLARLALLAASKGVQVPVVPVGIAYSHSLALPCARAALHLGAPMQIQGEGREAAKVFTAQLAAAMTVLESQAAESIGLPSLPGSCPGVLQDGGPEPSGAPDQSP encoded by the coding sequence ATGATCTCGACCCAGGAGCGAGCGGCGACGATGGCCCGACCGGAGGATGAATCCGAGGGCCCGGGCCGACCCGGAAGTGCTGCTGCGGAGCGCCCCCCGCTTGCGGGGCTCTCGCGGGAGCCCAGCGTGTGCCGCGGCATCAGCCCCTGGCTGGCCCCGGTGGCGATGCTGGCCACCCAGGATCTGGCCCTGCCCCTGTGGTTCCGCTCCATCACGGTGCGCGGCCAGCAATTCCTGCCCCTCCACGGCCCGGTGTTGCTGGCCCCCACCCACAAGGCCCGCTGGGATGCTCTGCTGCTGCCCCATGCGGCGGGTCGCCGGGTCAGCGGACGCGACTGCCGTTTCATGGTGACCGTGGATGAGATGCAGGGCCTGCAGGGCTGGTTTCTGCAGCGGCTGGGCTGCTTTGCTGTGAACCAGCTGCGGCCTTCCCTGGCCAGCCTGCGCTACGCCGTGGAACTGCTCGAGGCCGGCGAACAGCTGGTGGTGTTTCCGGAGGGGCGCATCCGCCGGGAGCCCGCCGTGCCCCGGCTGCAGCAGGGGCTGGCGCGTCTGGCTCTGCTGGCGGCCAGTAAGGGCGTGCAGGTTCCGGTGGTGCCCGTGGGCATTGCCTACAGCCACAGCCTGGCCCTCCCCTGTGCCCGCGCAGCGCTTCACCTGGGTGCGCCGATGCAGATCCAGGGCGAGGGCCGGGAGGCGGCGAAGGTCTTCACGGCCCAGCTCGCCGCTGCCATGACGGTTCTCGAAAGCCAGGCGGCCGAGAGCATCGGCCTGCCATCGCTGCCGGGATCCTGCCCCGGGGTGCTCCAGGACGGCGGCCCAGAGCCATCCGGTGCTCCAGACCAGTCCCCTTAG
- a CDS encoding pyridoxine 5'-phosphate synthase yields MASLGVNIDHIATVRQARRTVEPDPVTHALLAELGGADGITVHLREDRRHIQDRDVELLRQTVRSRLNLEMAATAEMAAVALRLQPDMVTLVPEKREEVTTEGGLDVAGQGAALADLVGRLQQEGIGVSLFVDPVAQQLEASQASGARWVELHTGAYADAAWSEQPRELARLCEASFIARSLGLRLNAGHGLNYQNVEPVAGIEGMEELNIGHSIVARALAVGLSQAVREMKALVQNPRRDPLFGSLQP; encoded by the coding sequence ATGGCCAGCCTCGGCGTCAACATCGATCACATCGCCACCGTGCGCCAGGCCCGCCGCACGGTGGAGCCCGATCCGGTCACCCATGCCCTGCTGGCCGAGCTGGGTGGCGCCGATGGCATCACCGTGCACCTGCGCGAAGACCGCCGCCACATCCAGGACCGTGACGTGGAGCTGCTGCGCCAGACCGTGCGCAGTCGCCTCAATCTGGAGATGGCAGCCACCGCCGAAATGGCCGCCGTGGCGCTGCGCCTGCAGCCCGACATGGTGACCCTGGTGCCCGAGAAGCGCGAGGAGGTGACCACCGAGGGGGGCCTCGACGTGGCCGGCCAGGGCGCTGCGCTGGCGGATCTCGTGGGCCGTCTGCAGCAGGAGGGCATCGGCGTGAGCCTGTTCGTGGATCCCGTGGCGCAACAGCTGGAAGCCAGCCAGGCCAGCGGCGCCCGCTGGGTGGAACTGCACACCGGGGCCTATGCGGATGCCGCCTGGAGTGAGCAACCCAGGGAGCTGGCCCGGCTCTGCGAGGCCAGCTTCATCGCCCGCAGCCTGGGCTTGAGGCTGAACGCCGGCCATGGCCTCAACTACCAGAACGTGGAGCCGGTGGCGGGAATCGAGGGCATGGAGGAGCTGAACATCGGCCACAGCATCGTGGCCAGGGCCCTGGCCGTGGGGCTGAGCCAGGCCGTGCGCGAGATGAAGGCGCTGGTTCAGAATCCGCGCCGCGATCCCCTGTTCGGCAGCCTGCAGCCATGA
- a CDS encoding MgPME-cyclase complex family protein → MSTYHFVAASESFLTVEEPLEEVLRERVRHYGEQGKAIDFWLVRRPAFLEAPELAASTSTVPRPAAAVVSTDEKFITFLKLRLEFVLVGQFEGPSSTIADPLASLA, encoded by the coding sequence ATGAGCACCTATCACTTCGTTGCCGCCAGCGAGTCGTTCCTCACGGTGGAGGAGCCCCTGGAGGAGGTGCTGCGCGAGCGGGTGCGCCACTACGGCGAACAGGGCAAGGCGATCGATTTCTGGCTGGTGCGTCGGCCGGCCTTTCTGGAGGCCCCGGAGCTCGCCGCCAGCACCAGCACTGTGCCCAGGCCCGCTGCGGCGGTGGTCTCCACCGACGAGAAGTTCATCACCTTCCTGAAGCTGCGGCTGGAGTTCGTGCTGGTGGGCCAGTTCGAGGGCCCCAGCAGCACCATCGCCGATCCCCTGGCCAGCCTCGCCTGA